Proteins encoded in a region of the Solanum dulcamara chromosome 9, daSolDulc1.2, whole genome shotgun sequence genome:
- the LOC129902462 gene encoding uncharacterized protein LOC129902462, with the protein MERDLSENGHRRRRDKSEDEDGGKVVRKKYEDKKIDGDREDRRESSRRTEHESDDDFEGRRARRRTKRGNRDDSDDERDYSRRKRRNEHEDGGERMERRRKDEHKENDDERDDRKDSRRKNDDDDDDKSESRKEEIQVDDDDERDDRRKKRRRHENEGGDLKDDKKGRSRRDEGESDDRKERRRREDDDEKVHKRRKDEHGYRDRVDRYNDGRERDKIGRRDVEREKRVDGDDNNRKDIRQKVGDDKHGKEKIRKDNAQEDGAFKANEDSKVQKQDGNLTTDLAKLGRSGGVYIPPFKLARMMKDVQDKSSVEYQRMTWDALRKSINGLVNKVNAANLKNIIPELFAENLIRGRGLFCRSCMKSQMASPGFTDVFAALVAVVNTKFPEVGDLLLRRIILQLQRAYKRNDKPQLLAAVKFIAHLVNQQIVHELIALELLTVLLEKPTDDSVEVAVGFVTECGSMLQDLCPRGLHGIFERFRGILHEGEIDKRVQFLIESLFALRKAKFQGYQAVRPELDLVEQEDQLTHEVSLSDTIDPEIALDIFKVDPNFIENERKYEELKKAILGDESEEEGDSGAESEDEDEDEDEESEEEDEEQMKIKDETETNLINLRRTIYLTIMSSVDFEEAGHKLLKIKLEPGQEMELCIMLLECCSQERTYLRYYGLLGQRFCMINKIHQENFEKCFVQQYSMIHRLETNKLRNVAKFFAHLLGTDALPWHCLAYIRLTEEDTTSSSRIFIKILFQEMSEHLGIRLLNERLNDPTMQESLESIFPKDNPKNTRFAINFFTSIGLGGITESLREYLKNMPRLIMQQQKPVSESDESGSSSGSESSGSESESSSSSSEESDDSRRKRRRRRR; encoded by the exons ATGGAGAGAGATTTGAGTGAGAATGGGCACCGTAGGAGAAGGGACAAATCAGAGGATGAGGATGGCGGGAAAGTAGTGCGGAAGAAGTATGAGGATAAAAAGATTGATGGTGATAGGGAGGATAGGAGGGAGAGTAGCCGAAGAACTGAACACGAgagtgatgatgattttgagggTAGGAGGGCGAGAAGAAGAACCAAACGTGGAAATAGGGATGATAGTGATGATGAAAGGGACTATTCGAGGCGTAAAAGGCGAAATGAACATGAAGATGGTGGTGAGAGGATGGAGAGGAGGAGAAAAGATGAGCATAAggagaatgatgatgaaagggatgATAGGAAGGATAGTAGGAGAaaaaatgatgatgatgatgatgataagagTGAGAGCAGAAAAGAGGAAATTCAAGTTGATGATGACGATGAAAGGGATGATAGGAGAAAGAAGAGGCGAAGACATGAGAATGAAGGTGGTGACTTGAAGGATGATAAGAAGGGGAGGAGTCGAAGGGATGAAGGTGAAAGCGATGATAGGAAGGAGAGGAGGCGAAGGGAAGATGATGATGAAAAGGTGCATAAGAGAAGGAAGGATGAGCACGGATACAGGGATAGAGTTGATCGGTATAATGATGGTAGAGAAAGGGATAAGATAGGGAGGAGGgatgtagagagagaaaagagGGTTGATGGTGATGATAATAATAGAAAGGATATAAGGCAAAAGGTTGGAGATGATAAGCATGGGAAAGAGAAAATTAGGAAAGATAATGCACAAGAGGATGGGGCTTTTAAAGCCAATGAGGATTCTAAGGTGCAAAAGCAAGATGGTAATTTGACTACTGACTTAGCAAAGTTGGGAAGGAGTGGGGGTGTTTACATTCCGCCATTCAAATTGGCTAGAATGATGAAGGATGTTCAGGACAAGAGCAGTGTTGAGTACCAGAGGATGACTTGGGATGCTCTGAGGAAAAGTATTAATGGGTTGGTGAATAAAGTTAATGCAGCAAACCTCAAAAACATTATTCCTGAATTGTTTGCAGAGAATTTGATCCGTGGGAGGGGGCTGTTCTGTAGATCCTGTATGAAGTCCCAAATGGCTTCTCCCGGTTTTACTGATGTGTTTGCTGCTTTGGTAGCAGTGGTTAACACCAAGTTCCCAGAAGTGGGTGATCTGTTGCTTAGAAGGATCATACTGCAGCTGCAAAGAGCTTATAAACGTAATGATAAG CCTCAACTGTTAGCTGCTGTCAAATTTATTGCTCACCTTGTAAACCAGCAAATTGTTCACGAGCTTATTGCTCTCGAACTACTTACAGTTTTGTTGGAGAAACCTACAGATGATAGTGTTGAAGTTGCAGTTGGTTTTGTTACAGAGTGTGGTTCAATGCTTCAGGACCTCTGCCCACGAGGATTGCATG GAATCTTTGAGCGGTTCCGTGGTATACTTCATGAAGGAGAAATAGATAAACGGGTTCAGTTCTTAATTGAAAGCCTCTTTGCATTGCGAAAAGCAAAGTTTCAG GGTTACCAAGCTGTGCGCCCAGAGCTTGACCTTGTTGAGCAGGAAGATCAATTAACCCATGAAGTCTCTCTCTCAGACACAATAGATCCAGAAATTGCTTTAG ATATTTTCAAGGTGGATCCTAATTTCATAGAAAACGAAAGGAAGTATGAAGAATTAAAGAAGGCAATACTTGGTGACGAATCTGAGGAAGAAGGAGATTCTGGTGCAGAATCAGaggatgaagatgaagatgaagatgaagagtcTGAAGAAGAGGATGAGGAGCAAATGAAAATAAAGGACGAAACAGAGACAAACTTAATCAACCTTCGGAGAACGATCTACCTGACGATTATGTCTAGTGTTGACTTTGAAGAAGCAGGACATAAGCTGTTGAAGATCAAACTAGAGCCTGGTCAGGAG ATGGAGTTGTGCATAATGTTATTGGAGTGCTGCAGTCAGGAAAGGACTTATCTTCGCTACTATGGACTACTGGGACAGCGTTTTTGCATGATCAACAAAATTCATCAGGAGAACTTTGAAAAATGTTTTGTGCAGCAGTACTCCATGATCCACCGGCTTGAAACTAACAAACTGCGTAATGTGGCCAAGTTTTTTGCTCATTTGCTTGGCACTGATGCTCTGCCTTGGCATTGTTTGGCTTATATACGGCTGACTGAGGAGGACACGACATCCTCTTCTCGTATATTTATCAAGATCCTATTCCAG GAGATGTCAGAGCACCTAGGTATCCGCTTGTTGAATGAACGTCTTAACGACCCCACTATGCAAGAATCCTTGGAGTCTATTTTCCCAAAAGATAATCCCAAGAATACAAGGTTTGCCATCAACTTTTTCACTTCTATCGGTCTGGGTGGAATTACCGAGAGTCTGCGAGAGTATCTCAAGAACATGCCAAGGCTTATCATGCAACAACAGAAGCCTGTTTCTGAATCGGATGAGTCTGGTAGTTCATCTGGTTCTGAATCTTCAGGATCCGAGTCAGAATCATCATCATCCAGTTCTGA